A segment of the Doryrhamphus excisus isolate RoL2022-K1 chromosome 7, RoL_Dexc_1.0, whole genome shotgun sequence genome:
aaaaactgTACACGAGAAATTCCACACCAACAACTCAACAAACGGACAAACCCAAGGTGATTAGAACAGAACCTCCACAACCGTCCTACTGACTGTAGTTTTGGCTGCCGACGGCGACACAGGCTCAGGAAACACCTGTTGACTTCCTGCTGGAGACGTCCATCTTTGCATTCATAGTAAAACTCACTGCCATGGCTGCTGTGGCGtcgggttggggttagggtagATTGGCGCCGGGACGGGCTGGTGGTGGAACGGTGGCGCAGTAGTGTTGGGGTGAGGAGGGTATGTGGGCGTGGGGTACTGCCCCGTCATGTGAGCCTGAGAGTGGGTTGTCGTGTGCGCAGGCGTGGAGGCGGTGGAAGAGGAGGTGGGAAGGTGGAGGTAGAGCGGGGCAGAGGGAGCCGAAGGGGCGGAGGGCGCCGTCGGGGGCAGGACCCTCTGCAGGACCACGTGTGGGTAGAGCTGGGACTCGGAGCGGTAGATGCCAGGTGTGGGCGCCTTAAGTAGACTCTCTTGGCTCCTGTATGGGGCAGCAAGGAAATAAGGGGTgtctatttgtgtgtgtgacaatggACAATTGCAGCCACAGTTAACATAATGAGGAAAATCtccttatttatttacattataaggtcgcgagggtcgcggggggtgctggagcctatcccagctgtcttcgggcgtaaggcgtggtacaccctagactggtcgccagccaatcacagggcacatatagacaaacaaccattcacactcacattcatacctatggacaatttggagtggccaattaacctagcatgtttttggaatgtgggaggaaaccggagtacccggagaaaacccacgcatgcacggggagaacatgcaaactccacacagagatgcccgagggtgggattgaaccctggtctcctagctgtgaggtctgcgcgctaacccctagaccaccgtgccgcccccacagTTAACATAATGAGGAAAATCTCCTTATTTACTTACATTACTGGAAGCTCACGTTAAGTGCTTgagttacttaagatttttcAGATCAACCCCTGCAGATGTTTGGACTTGTCTGTACCTTTAATCACCTCTTGGTCACcaccactttctcatgcacgctacatcattattaaagttccaataatattcattcattcattttctaccgcttatcctcacgagggtcgcgagggtgctggagcctatcccagctgtctttggccgagaggcggcgtacaccctggactggttgccagccaatcacagggcacatatagacaaacaaccattcacactcacattcatacctatggacaatttggagtcgccaattaacctagcatgtttttggaatgtgggaggaaaccggagtacccggagaaaaccacgcatgcacggggagaacatgcaaactccacacaaagatggccaaaggtggaattgaactcgggtctcctagctgtaaggcctgcatgctaaccactcaatccgccgtgcagccaggtgatcatgaaaagtgaaaatcaggaagtgtttcttgctTGTATCGGCCGCGCGCACCCATGATTGGACATACTGAATACCGCCGTGCAATGCCCATTTTCTGGCAATCTGAAAACTGTGCACAACCCCTCCACAATGCAGCCCAGCCCTTGCAGCGACAGAATCTTGGACACACTCCTCCGTCGCTTGGCAAAGACTCGGCCAACGTCTGGCTCACAGAACAAAAATTGTGGAACGTGActcattgcagaaataaacaAGCCAAAATATCGATACTAATAACTTATGTTTGACAGATGTACTATTGCGTGTGAGACGTCACAAATGCCAATTCTGCAACTTTATAGAGTGAAAGacaggaaatattgcattacagtattatgatatattattattcaccTCTGATATCCTCTGTTCTCATATCCACTGAGGCCTCCAGTCAAGTATAGGGGGCTGTCCGGTGCCAGGCGGGGGTTCATCCTCTGggacaaatggaatattttaggaGGAGGGAACGCCTCCCACTCTCCTTCCTCTCTTTCCAGCCATCGCTCATTGCGACGGGTGGAACGCTTTTCCCTGCGCCTGCAAAGAAAAAGGGCTAAGCAGGGCATC
Coding sequences within it:
- the zgc:162331 gene encoding uncharacterized protein zgc:162331 isoform X3, which gives rise to MLPGNWTATTIQLQPDLQTDSETTTEVQTETPTPTSNYSGLSCISILPPRRGSFYVESGTGVSIGSALAFWCREGYQLVGSDKIYCNVRNGKAQWSNYLPVCEAIPRPEDRGLRVAVLASVVSGIVILAMSLSFLICCLQERSSKKKAKKEIRTRRREKRSTRRNERWLEREEGEWEAFPPPKIFHLSQRMNPRLAPDSPLYLTGGLSGYENRGYQRSQESLLKAPTPGIYRSESQLYPHVVLQRVLPPTAPSAPSAPSAPLYLHLPTSSSTASTPAHTTTHSQAHMTGQYPTPTYPPHPNTTAPPFHHQPVPAPIYPNPNPTPQQPWQ